A stretch of Pempheris klunzingeri isolate RE-2024b chromosome 19, fPemKlu1.hap1, whole genome shotgun sequence DNA encodes these proteins:
- the tmem174 gene encoding LOW QUALITY PROTEIN: transmembrane protein 174 (The sequence of the model RefSeq protein was modified relative to this genomic sequence to represent the inferred CDS: deleted 1 base in 1 codon), translated as MDQQGPQGFWTNMVVQRPVMETNSARNPTTVLNVPPGDLTQMVTPAPRPHQSDSLSDYKKTGAALLFSGVFLFLVGATFTIMGFQQYKTTPTFTPTQLLGPILLSVGGTFIFSSVCRFGVLSCWPCRQLDEEVLVLPVMEQTSTGHSFTLSHINQPIMFHGATTIPCIPPSYNYVTQEVCHVCELQPGGSMNGVHAAIPPHDAVCPVDNTNCRRSR; from the exons ATGGATCAACAAGGACCCCAAGGGTTCTGGACCAACATGGTGGTGCAAAGGCCTGTAATGGAGACCAACAGTGCTAGGAATCCTACCACAGTCCTCAATGTGCCTCCTGGTGACTTGACTCAGATGGTCACACCAGCGCCGCGTCCTCACCAGTCGGACAGTTTGTCGGATTACAAGAAGACTGGAGCTGCCCTGCTGTTCTCCGGAGTGTTCCTATTCCTTGTAGGTGCCACTTTTACCATAATGGGTTTTCAGCAGTAC AAGACGACCCCAACTTTCACCCCGACCCAACTCCTGGGCCCCATCCTTCTCTCTGTCGGAGGCACTTTCATATTTAGCAGTGTCTGCAGGTTTGGGGTCCTCTCCTGCTGGCCCTGCAGGCAATTGGATGAAGAAGTGCTTGTATTGCCTGTGATGGAGCAAACCTCAACGGGACATTCCTTTACGTTAAGTCACATAAATCAACCAATCATGTTTCACGGTGCCACAACAATACCATGTATTCCACCCTCATATAACTATGTGACCCAAGAAGTATGCCACGTCTGTGAACTCCAGCCTGGCGGGTCTATGAATGGCGTCCATGCAGCTATCCCTCCACATGACGCTGTGTGCCCCGTGGATAACACAAACTGCAGGAGAAGCAGGTAG